The proteins below are encoded in one region of Triticum aestivum cultivar Chinese Spring chromosome 1B, IWGSC CS RefSeq v2.1, whole genome shotgun sequence:
- the LOC123096101 gene encoding gibberellin 2-beta-dioxygenase 3, giving the protein MVVLAKPAALEQITLLRTPEPWESFSGIPAVDLSGPDAAADVVRACERFGFFSVVNHGVPAGVVDRLEAEAVRFFASSQAEKDASGPADPFGYGSKRIGRNGDMGWVEYLLLAIERDALSKASPAPTSALRDAINAYVGAMRGLARTVLEMVAEGLGVSPRGALADMVTGDVASDQVFRLNHYPPCPLLQGLPPNCSVTGFGEHTDPQLVSILHSNGTPGLQVALHDGRWVSVPPNRDAFFVNVGDSLQVLTNGRLRSVRHRVVAGNGLKSRVSMIYFGGPPLAQRIAPLPQLLAGTPLYREFTWGEYKKAAYRSRLGDNRLAPFETPLVAMAHADHHRS; this is encoded by the exons ATGGTGGTCCTCGCGAAGCCGGCGGCTCTGGAGCAGATCACGCTGCTGAGGACGCCGGAGCCGTGGGAGAGCTTCTCGGGCATCCCGGCCGTGGACCTGTCCGgccccgacgcggcggcggacgtgGTGCGCGCGTGCGAGCGGTTCGGGTTCTTCAGCGTCGTGAACCACGGCGTGCCGGCGGGCGTGGTGGACCGGCTGGAGGCCGAGGCCGTCCGGTTCTTCGCGTCCTCGCAGGCGGAGAAGGACGCGTCGGGCCCCGCCGACCCGTTCGGGTACGGCAGCAAGCGCATCGGGCGCAATGGCGACATGGGGTGGGTCGAGTACCTCCTCCTCGCCATCGAGCGCGACGCGCTCTCCAAGGCCTCCCCGGCGCCGACGTCCGCGCTGAGGGACGCGATCAACGCGTACGTGGGCGCCATGCGCGGGCTGGCGAGGACGGTGCTGGAGATGGTGGCGGAGGGGCTGGGCGTGTCGCCGCGGGGCGCGCTAGCGGACATGGTGACGGGCGACGTGGCGAGCGACCAGGTGTTCCGGTTGAACCACTACCCGCCGTGCCCGCTGCTGCAGGGGCTCCCGCCCAACTGCAGCGTCACCGGGTTCGGCGAGCACACGGACCCGCAGCTGGTGTCCATCCTGCACTCCAACGGCACGCCCGGGCTCCAGGTCGCGCTCCACGACGGGCGCTGGGTGTCCGTCCCGCCCAACCGTGACGCCTTCTTCGTCAACGTCGGCGACTCCCTCCAG GTTCTGACGAATGGGAGGCTGAGGAGCGTGCGGCACCGGGTGGTGGCCGGTAACGGGCTCAAGTCCCGCGTGTCGATGATCTACTTCGGCGGGCCACCGCTGGCGCAGAGGATTGCACCGCTGCCGCAGCTGCTGGCGGGGACGCCCCTCTACAGGGAGTTCACATGGGGAGAATACAAGAAGGCGGCCTACCGCTCTCGCCTCGGCGACAACCGCCTGGCCCCCTTCGAGACGCCACTTGTCGCcatggcacacgccgaccaccaCCGGTCCTAG